In Nicotiana tabacum cultivar K326 chromosome 19, ASM71507v2, whole genome shotgun sequence, one DNA window encodes the following:
- the LOC107827339 gene encoding bidirectional sugar transporter NEC1-like translates to MAIFTASQLAFVFGVLGNGVSFLVYLSPIPTFYRIYKRKSTEGFQSIPYSVALFSAMLYLYYAYLKEKNGILLVTINSFGTAIELIYLTIFLIYATREAKIYTTKLVLLLNIGSYGAIVALTYIFAKDETRVTIVGWICAVFSVCVFAAPLSIMRRVIRTRSVEFMPFPLSFFLTICAVMWFFYGLLIKDMYIATPNILGFTFGIAQMILYAIFRNRKQQIQPADSNLKDLTQVVIDMKAMVLEMQENSDPNKEAEVDDTDEKKTKQEVVAQTTSNV, encoded by the exons ATGGCTATCTTCACTGCTTCTCAATTGGCTTTTGTTTTTGGCGTTCTtg GAAATGGGGTGTCGTTCTTGGTGTACTTGTCTCCAAT ACCGACTTTCTATAGGATTTATAAGAGAAAATCAACGGAAGGATTCCAGTCTATACCCTATTCGGTTGCACTATTCAGTGCCATGCTCTACTTGTACTATGCTTATCTCAAGGAGAAGAATGGGATTTTGCTCGTTACTATTAACAGCTTCGGGACTGCCATCGAATTGATATATCTCACAATCTTCTTGATATATGCTACCCGAGAGGCCAAG ATTTACACTACAAAGCTGGTTCTTCTGTTAAATATAGGATCATATGGAGCAATTGTGGCCTTGACATATATATTCGCCAAAGATGAGACGCGAGTCACTATTGTCGGATGGATCTGTGCTGTCTTTTCTGTCTGCGTCTTCGCTGCTCCTCTAAGCATTATG AGACGTGTTATAAGAACAAGGAGCGTTGAGTTCATGCCATTCCCTCTTTCATTCTTCCTCACAATCTGCGCCGTCATGTGGTTTTTCTATGGTCTCTTGATAAAGGACATGTACATTGCC ACGCCAAACATTCTAGGGTTTACATTTGGAATTGCTCAGATGATACTGTACGCGATCTTCAGAAACAGAAAGCAACAAATCCAACCGGCGGACAGTAATCTAAAAGATTTGACACAAGTCGTCATAGACATGAAAGCAATGGTATTGGAGATGCAAGAAAATTCTGATCCGAATAAGGAAGCTGAAGTTGATGATACTGATGAAAAAAAGACTAAGCAAGAAGTTGTTGCACAAACAACTTCCAACGTATGA